CCTCCTGCTGGCTGGTGAGATGGCCGACGACCGTGAGGATGACGTTGTTCACCACGAGGAGTCCGGCGAACACCGCCCACTGCACCGGCTGGTGGAACGGCAGCCCGCCGGCCTGCGAGCCGGAGACGGCGATGGAGCAGGCGAACGGGCCGAGCCACCGCAGCCGCCGGCCGGGGATCAGCTCGTCGGAGTCGAAGTAGCCGGTGACGGCGTAGAACGCGAAGAACGGGTTCAGCCAGGTCAGTACGAAGGCGAGCGCCCAGCGCAGCGTGTAGTAGACCGTGCCGGCGGTGGAGGGGCCCGGGCGGGTGCGGCTCGCCCGCCCCCACCACAGCTGGAGCGCGAACCCGGCGGCGACCAGCACCGCCACGGCGGTCCGCTCCGCCCGGCCGGGCATCAGTTCGGCGGTGGCGACGGACAGCAGGGTGCCGACCGCGAGCAGCCCGTAGGGCCCCTTGCTGCGGATGAGTTCCCAGCGCCGCTCGAGGTCGGTGTCCGCCGCGGTCATGCCTCCAGTCTGCACGGCCGGCCGCCTACTCCCAGCGGAACCAGCGCGCGGCAGCCGCCGACAGCGCGACGGTCCACACCGCCATCACGGCGAGATGGGACCAGCCGGGCCAGTCGCCCGCCGTGGCCGCGTCCAGGGCCTGCGCGGCGGCGCCGAACGGGGTGAACCCGACGATGTCGGCCATCAGATCGGGCATGGCCCGCACCGGCAGCCACACTCCGGCGGAGAACAGCATCGGGAAGAACACCGCCGTCCCGACGGCACCGGCGATCTTCACCGTGCCGGACACCGCCGAGATCACCGAGCCCAGCGCGAGAGCGAGAAGGACCGCGAGGACCAGCGCGAGCAGATAGCCGTACGGCTGTCCGGGCAGTCGTACGTCGTAGGCGAGCCGTCCGACGGCGAGAGCCAGCAGCGCGGAGAGCAGCGCGGCCGAGCCGTGTA
The DNA window shown above is from Streptomyces chartreusis and carries:
- a CDS encoding ABC transporter permease, which codes for MNTAVLRTEARLFAREPGSLFWILAFPPLLLAILGAVPAFREHQDGLGGLRIVDTYVPVTVLVGMIVAGVQAMPVGLTGYREQGILRRMSTTPVRPSALLSAHMLVHGSAALLSALLALAVGRLAYDVRLPGQPYGYLLALVLAVLLALALGSVISAVSGTVKIAGAVGTAVFFPMLFSAGVWLPVRAMPDLMADIVGFTPFGAAAQALDAATAGDWPGWSHLAVMAVWTVALSAAAARWFRWE